In Candidatus Poribacteria bacterium, one genomic interval encodes:
- a CDS encoding DSD1 family PLP-dependent enzyme: MNTNEPFIGMHKTELDTPALLIDLDKMEANIAAMANYFSKVNADLRPHVKTHKTPIIAHKQIAAGAIGVTCAKLGEAEAVIHAGIRDVLIANQVVGAQKIARLINLAKHSEIMVAVDNAENVQAISEAAVAKGATVRMLVEVNIGMDRCGVEPGKPALELAEQIRRNSNLIFEGLMGYEGHTVAKPNRAERDTAARQAMQRLVDAKHYLEKHNVEVPIMSGGGTGTFNITGSIPEMTEVQAGSYVLMDSTYYNVEGVGDHFDCALSVLATVVSRPNPNRVIVDTGLKVLAKEFGIPQPVGVNGVEMTGLSEEHGKMQVSDASVSLKPGDKLEILPTHCCTTVNLHDRYYGIRNGIVESVWNIAARGKAQ, from the coding sequence ATGAATACAAATGAACCATTTATCGGTATGCATAAAACGGAATTGGATACACCCGCACTGCTGATTGATCTGGACAAAATGGAAGCTAACATAGCGGCGATGGCGAACTATTTCAGTAAAGTAAACGCCGATCTGAGACCGCATGTTAAAACGCATAAAACACCAATCATTGCGCATAAACAGATTGCAGCAGGCGCTATCGGTGTTACGTGCGCGAAACTCGGTGAAGCAGAAGCCGTTATCCACGCCGGAATTCGAGATGTACTCATCGCCAATCAAGTCGTCGGTGCCCAAAAGATCGCTCGGCTCATCAACCTCGCGAAACATTCGGAAATTATGGTCGCAGTGGATAATGCTGAGAACGTGCAAGCCATCTCCGAGGCAGCAGTCGCCAAAGGCGCAACCGTCAGAATGTTAGTAGAAGTGAATATCGGTATGGACCGATGTGGTGTTGAACCCGGCAAACCGGCGTTAGAATTAGCAGAACAGATACGTCGAAACTCAAATCTCATTTTTGAAGGGTTAATGGGGTATGAGGGACATACCGTTGCGAAACCGAACCGCGCGGAACGCGATACCGCCGCACGTCAGGCGATGCAACGACTCGTGGATGCAAAGCATTATCTTGAAAAGCATAACGTAGAAGTTCCCATCATGAGTGGTGGTGGCACCGGAACCTTCAATATCACCGGAAGTATCCCAGAGATGACAGAGGTACAAGCCGGTTCTTATGTCCTAATGGATTCCACCTACTACAATGTAGAAGGTGTCGGGGACCATTTCGATTGTGCCTTGTCGGTCTTAGCAACCGTCGTGAGTCGTCCAAACCCAAATCGAGTGATTGTGGATACAGGCCTAAAGGTGCTGGCAAAAGAGTTCGGTATCCCGCAACCCGTTGGTGTAAACGGAGTAGAGATGACTGGACTCTCTGAAGAGCACGGAAAGATGCAAGTATCCGATGCAAGCGTTTCTCTCAAACCGGGGGATAAGCTTGAAATCTTACCAACGCACTGCTGTACGACAGTGAACCTCCACGACAGGTATTACGGCATCCGGAACGGGATTGTCGAATCTGTGTGGAATATCGCAGCGAGAGGAAAAGCCCAATAA
- a CDS encoding FG-GAP-like repeat-containing protein codes for MRVYFVFLILLIIAGCDMDTPPDKMTPQVAAQYQRGIDALDSRDFAAAEQAFQTCLEMDANAHDARMQLARTYIRQLKFAAAEVELQMLIGLLRQASGAQDKLSRAYLTLAQVFSYQQRFSDSTAALTSALEVNPDDTDARIRLGYFLGAPQQMLVPDLSASKRQFEKVLELEPNNLEAMLQLGLAEFRLGEADKAAKRFENIIQNYRRHSGAYYYLGVYHLRHGNLEKAVTNFKESLRLKPRDPETLWNLWTAYSQLGGYPEELPEEFKIVISRQPSAVSRQQEIGTEDRKDGKAEGKKESSRLPIFQPNADSRKPKAESQFTDVAPNLKMDKVDGGRGSAWGDYDNDGDEDIVAVGTYQPHALYRNNGDGTFTDVADEAGIADPRGGWGSLFADYDNDGYLDLYITRGGWSGAAENTLYHNNGDGTFTDVTHTAGVADPQSSFCAAWADYDNDGSLDLYIADGVIGDGAANVLYKNNGDGTFTNTAKIAGVANTGNSLGTAWGDYDKDGYIDLHVVNFGQSNVLYRNNGDGTFTDVTPTTGMDIPVTDAFVTFFLDVDNDADLDIFISNSGSFQAFIAGQITGAAPHDGDRQVLYRNNGDGTFTDVTRESGLYHAFGAMGANFGDIDSDGYLDIYLATGAPQMGRLERDALFRNNGDGTFTDATLALGLGNIGKGHGVTFGDIDTDGDVDIYVPVGGAFIGDQWHNLFYQNTGAGNNWLTLKLVGVKSNRDGIGAKVTLRVGDSVIYREVSGGCGFGSTNSLSLEIGLKSHTKVDVLEIVWPSGQVDTHRNLSVNQKLVVTEGKSL; via the coding sequence ATGCGAGTTTATTTTGTTTTCCTGATTCTTCTCATTATTGCCGGTTGCGATATGGATACACCACCGGATAAGATGACTCCGCAAGTGGCTGCGCAGTATCAGCGCGGTATTGATGCTTTAGATAGCCGCGACTTCGCCGCAGCGGAACAAGCGTTTCAAACGTGCTTGGAGATGGATGCGAACGCACACGATGCGCGTATGCAGTTAGCACGCACTTACATTAGACAGCTGAAGTTTGCCGCCGCTGAGGTGGAATTACAGATGTTAATAGGACTTCTGAGGCAGGCATCAGGGGCACAGGATAAGTTATCAAGGGCATATCTGACGTTAGCACAGGTTTTTAGTTACCAACAACGGTTTTCTGATTCTACGGCTGCCCTTACGAGTGCATTGGAAGTCAACCCTGACGATACCGATGCCCGCATTAGGCTCGGTTATTTTTTGGGTGCCCCGCAACAGATGCTCGTGCCGGATCTCTCGGCATCTAAACGTCAGTTTGAGAAGGTACTGGAACTTGAACCGAATAATCTGGAAGCGATGCTCCAACTCGGTTTGGCTGAATTTCGTCTCGGTGAAGCGGATAAAGCCGCGAAGCGGTTTGAAAACATTATCCAAAATTACCGTCGCCACTCCGGGGCGTATTACTATCTCGGTGTTTACCATCTCCGGCACGGCAATCTTGAAAAAGCGGTAACAAATTTCAAAGAATCACTCCGCCTCAAACCGAGAGACCCCGAAACCCTATGGAATCTGTGGACAGCATATAGTCAACTCGGTGGCTACCCTGAAGAGTTGCCAGAGGAATTTAAAATAGTCATCAGCCGTCAGCCATCAGCCGTCAGCCGTCAGCAAGAGATTGGAACGGAAGACAGGAAGGATGGAAAGGCAGAAGGAAAAAAAGAATCTTCCAGACTTCCAATCTTCCAACCAAATGCTGATAGCCGAAAGCCGAAAGCCGAAAGCCAGTTTACCGATGTTGCACCAAATCTAAAAATGGACAAGGTTGACGGTGGACGTGGAAGTGCTTGGGGAGATTACGATAACGATGGCGATGAGGATATCGTTGCTGTCGGCACTTATCAACCCCACGCCCTTTACCGCAATAACGGGGACGGTACCTTTACCGATGTGGCGGACGAAGCAGGCATCGCTGATCCGAGAGGTGGTTGGGGTTCACTTTTCGCGGATTACGACAACGATGGCTATCTCGATCTCTATATCACCCGTGGGGGTTGGTCTGGTGCCGCGGAGAATACACTCTATCACAACAACGGTGATGGCACTTTTACCGATGTTACACACACCGCCGGTGTCGCCGACCCGCAGAGTAGTTTCTGCGCCGCGTGGGCGGATTACGACAACGACGGTTCCCTCGACCTCTACATCGCAGATGGGGTCATCGGTGATGGTGCTGCCAATGTCTTATACAAGAATAACGGTGATGGTACGTTCACGAATACCGCTAAAATAGCGGGTGTTGCGAATACAGGTAATTCCCTTGGAACCGCTTGGGGGGATTACGATAAGGATGGGTATATTGATCTGCATGTCGTCAACTTCGGGCAATCCAATGTCCTCTATCGCAATAACGGGGATGGTACTTTCACCGATGTCACCCCAACGACCGGCATGGATATCCCTGTTACGGATGCATTTGTCACCTTCTTTTTAGATGTTGACAACGACGCGGATTTGGACATATTCATCTCGAATTCAGGTTCGTTCCAAGCCTTTATCGCCGGACAAATCACTGGGGCTGCGCCACACGATGGCGACCGACAGGTGCTTTACCGCAACAACGGGGACGGTACTTTTACCGATGTTACCCGTGAATCGGGACTCTATCACGCTTTTGGCGCGATGGGGGCAAACTTCGGCGATATTGATAGCGACGGTTATCTGGATATCTATCTTGCTACTGGGGCACCGCAAATGGGTAGACTCGAACGCGACGCGCTCTTCCGCAACAACGGGGACGGTACCTTTACCGATGCGACGCTCGCTCTGGGGTTAGGCAATATCGGAAAAGGACACGGTGTAACGTTCGGTGATATTGATACCGACGGCGATGTTGACATCTACGTTCCTGTCGGTGGTGCGTTTATTGGGGATCAGTGGCACAACCTCTTCTATCAGAATACCGGTGCTGGGAACAATTGGCTTACCTTGAAATTGGTCGGGGTCAAGAGCAATCGAGACGGCATTGGGGCTAAGGTGACTTTGCGCGTTGGTGATAGCGTGATTTACAGAGAGGTTAGCGGTGGATGCGGTTTCGGCTCAACGAATAGCCTGTCCCTTGAAATCGGTCTCAAATCGCATACGAAGGTTGATGTCCTTGAAATCGTCTGGCCCTCCGGTCAAGTGGATACACATCGGAATCTATCTGTCAATCAGAAATTGGTTGTCACTGAAGGAAAAAGTCTATGA
- a CDS encoding PQQ-binding-like beta-propeller repeat protein, translating to MKKASLKQTNMHNMHKSVKLGFPVKLVLTLCFTVVFFSTASPAYAVIPQLLGPLTALLSIIPQILAFVGVALITALVFARDTTKMLFYKFRDFVTAHKVIVSVVGAMVILGSVLGIYQLIRTPTASFETNVQNVGAGNVKANRTWATFRGNKNRTGHLDTRPGPTNGAPAWVFKEEDALAVDFSSSPAVVGNRLYIGSSYGSIFSSAGATYCIDIESREVIWRHASPTPIFSSPAVAGGRVYIGEGYHEHSDCHLRCLDAKTGEQIWSFGTASHVESTPFISQGKLYFTAGADGIYCIDALEGQEIWHYKAVHADMSPVVHNGKAYFGTGYGDYRIYAVDAQTGTEIWSKQMPYPVWGSPTAYENLVFFGLGRGNLSDSDPIPAGKIVALDTETGDIIWEHAAKDAVLTAIAVQNGNVTFGSRDGSVYCLRATDGKRNWQTGLGAPVVSSPAVTPDTVYAATKNGYIYALSTDNGKVKWEFNTRTVIRNIVLYSSPAVANGFVYIGSSDRYIFCLGDDNNDKIIGDR from the coding sequence ATGAAAAAAGCGAGTTTAAAGCAGACCAATATGCACAATATGCACAAGTCAGTGAAACTCGGTTTCCCTGTCAAACTCGTGCTGACGCTGTGCTTCACTGTTGTTTTCTTCTCTACAGCAAGCCCGGCGTATGCAGTTATCCCGCAGCTGCTGGGGCCGCTCACTGCACTGCTGAGTATCATCCCTCAGATTCTCGCCTTTGTAGGTGTCGCCCTGATAACAGCCCTGGTTTTTGCGCGTGATACGACCAAAATGCTGTTCTACAAGTTCCGCGACTTCGTAACTGCCCACAAGGTTATCGTTTCTGTCGTCGGCGCGATGGTCATCCTCGGATCCGTCTTAGGAATTTATCAATTGATCCGAACCCCGACTGCCTCATTTGAAACGAACGTTCAGAATGTAGGCGCGGGGAACGTAAAAGCTAACAGAACATGGGCAACTTTCCGCGGGAATAAGAACCGAACAGGACACTTAGACACCCGCCCCGGTCCCACAAACGGAGCACCCGCATGGGTCTTCAAAGAAGAAGATGCACTGGCGGTTGACTTCTCTTCATCGCCAGCGGTTGTTGGGAATCGGTTGTATATCGGTTCTTCGTACGGTTCAATCTTCTCATCGGCGGGCGCAACGTACTGTATTGATATAGAGTCCAGAGAGGTCATCTGGCGACACGCTTCTCCTACCCCGATTTTCTCGTCCCCCGCAGTGGCTGGCGGGCGAGTCTACATCGGCGAAGGTTACCATGAACATAGCGACTGCCATCTCCGGTGCCTCGATGCGAAAACAGGCGAACAGATATGGTCTTTCGGAACAGCGAGCCATGTGGAGTCAACGCCTTTTATCAGCCAAGGAAAACTCTACTTTACAGCCGGGGCTGATGGCATCTACTGCATTGATGCTTTGGAAGGACAGGAAATCTGGCACTATAAAGCGGTCCATGCGGATATGTCGCCCGTTGTGCATAATGGCAAAGCATACTTCGGGACAGGCTACGGCGATTATCGAATTTACGCCGTTGATGCGCAGACAGGCACTGAAATTTGGTCTAAACAGATGCCGTATCCTGTATGGGGGAGCCCGACGGCTTATGAAAATCTCGTCTTTTTTGGACTCGGACGCGGTAATCTTTCCGACAGTGATCCGATACCCGCCGGTAAGATCGTCGCACTTGATACGGAAACCGGCGACATAATATGGGAACACGCGGCAAAAGATGCCGTCCTCACTGCGATCGCCGTTCAGAACGGCAACGTTACTTTCGGTTCCCGTGATGGATCCGTCTACTGCCTCCGCGCGACTGACGGAAAACGTAACTGGCAGACAGGACTCGGTGCCCCAGTCGTATCCTCGCCTGCTGTGACACCGGATACCGTCTATGCCGCAACGAAAAACGGCTATATTTACGCGCTTTCTACTGACAATGGAAAAGTGAAATGGGAATTTAACACAAGAACTGTCATCCGAAATATAGTACTCTATTCATCACCTGCGGTTGCCAACGGGTTCGTCTACATAGGTTCAAGTGATCGTTATATCTTCTGTCTCGGGGACGATAATAACGACAAAATTATCGGTGACCGCTAA
- a CDS encoding sigma-70 family RNA polymerase sigma factor, which yields MDKLIDDELLVAQFQAGRQNAFDELMKRYKSKIFSYLLRSVRNYEDAEDITIEVFFKAYRALEGWQPKAKFSTWLYKIASNLAIDYHRAKARRPVYALDDTEIPETHLVATDLHSNPEKQLEEKERGILIREAVDQLSPKQKAVFMLSRYEGLQLKEVAETLDMAEGTVKIHLHRAVKRLQTLLRPLWENNEI from the coding sequence ATGGACAAATTGATTGATGATGAATTGTTAGTCGCTCAGTTTCAAGCCGGTCGCCAAAACGCCTTCGATGAGTTGATGAAACGTTACAAATCGAAGATCTTCTCGTACCTTCTACGTTCAGTCAGAAATTACGAGGATGCCGAGGACATCACCATTGAAGTCTTTTTCAAAGCGTACCGTGCCCTGGAAGGTTGGCAACCGAAAGCCAAATTTTCGACATGGCTTTACAAGATTGCGTCCAATCTTGCTATCGATTACCACCGTGCGAAAGCGCGTCGCCCTGTCTATGCCTTGGACGATACAGAAATTCCCGAAACGCATCTCGTTGCCACCGATCTCCACAGCAATCCGGAGAAACAACTCGAAGAAAAAGAGCGGGGCATCCTTATCCGTGAGGCTGTTGATCAACTCTCTCCAAAACAGAAAGCCGTTTTTATGCTAAGCCGGTATGAAGGCTTGCAACTTAAAGAGGTTGCCGAAACACTGGATATGGCGGAGGGCACCGTGAAAATTCACCTCCACCGTGCAGTAAAACGATTGCAAACGCTCCTACGTCCCTTGTGGGAAAACAATGAAATTTGA
- a CDS encoding tetratricopeptide repeat protein, giving the protein MEMSSRLTFLLHALLIILLSPLAYAQSDEVNALIQAGRYTEASNKLEALAESTKDITMKSWCYYQIGEIHYNYTHQYTRAAAAYDKILKLEKKGLPPVELYLAIIKKGDVYSRMGNYHDAIQTYDKLIKLAPASHFVHKTGLQKIRDINTGLADLREQQRIAIQYKGTPLAAIAQFQIAELYRNPSQLNQPEKAISKYEALLETHPEAIVAPEARWRIANLRHTILNQSALAMATYRKVVDDYPTSNFAAEALFQMANIHRTAGKYSLAIPVFERLKQKYPNFWNMHAVLYWTGVCHEKNLNYPKAIAAFETFHHAYLPQLDPAYLGQISMHDKSVSEVHAEIGKKIEQLTKQMAETELERLNAARANRDFSEALNIARNLIATSPHTPQAEQAAQQLATLQHLTTIENLREQLQNNTLAPTDAARARLQIGTIYEQKPLQDYLNAIEAYQEVLKNHPDSTYAAEALYRSGLVYAEHLSVPNEAIEAYKHVIASHPNTLQAMMATFQLGELYRKLHRYNEALQAYEATIGYPERDRYLAGGYRDSFADRAQFRIGRVYYDDNRYDEARFVFEELIQNRTRSPRLAAAYIYLAAISEENAKNKQAVEFYKKAETLIKDNPVQMMMLIEEANALGTLQSTDPGTVMRYLAEKQKRLSTETTKSD; this is encoded by the coding sequence ATGGAAATGTCAAGCAGGCTCACATTTCTCTTACACGCGCTGCTGATTATTCTTCTCAGCCCGCTTGCATACGCGCAATCTGATGAAGTGAACGCCTTAATTCAGGCAGGACGCTACACAGAAGCCAGTAACAAACTTGAGGCACTTGCCGAATCCACTAAAGACATTACCATGAAAAGCTGGTGCTACTATCAAATCGGTGAAATTCATTATAACTATACCCACCAGTACACCAGAGCTGCCGCGGCTTACGATAAAATCCTGAAACTCGAAAAAAAAGGGCTTCCGCCCGTCGAACTCTACCTGGCAATCATCAAAAAAGGGGACGTCTACAGCCGCATGGGCAATTACCATGATGCGATTCAAACCTACGATAAACTCATCAAACTCGCGCCTGCCTCCCACTTCGTACACAAAACGGGATTACAAAAGATTCGGGACATTAATACCGGACTCGCTGATCTCAGAGAACAGCAACGCATCGCCATTCAGTATAAAGGCACGCCTCTTGCCGCCATTGCCCAATTCCAGATCGCCGAACTCTATAGGAATCCGTCGCAGCTTAACCAACCTGAAAAGGCAATCTCGAAGTATGAAGCACTTTTAGAAACACACCCTGAGGCGATCGTCGCACCGGAAGCGAGATGGCGCATCGCAAATCTAAGGCATACCATCCTTAACCAATCCGCCTTAGCGATGGCAACATATAGAAAAGTTGTTGACGATTACCCGACGAGCAACTTCGCGGCTGAGGCACTTTTCCAAATGGCAAACATCCATCGCACTGCTGGAAAATACTCTTTAGCGATCCCTGTGTTTGAGCGACTCAAACAGAAATATCCTAACTTCTGGAATATGCACGCTGTCCTCTATTGGACAGGGGTCTGTCACGAGAAAAACTTGAACTATCCGAAAGCGATCGCGGCTTTTGAAACGTTTCATCATGCCTATCTACCACAACTCGACCCCGCGTATTTAGGGCAAATTTCGATGCACGATAAAAGTGTATCTGAAGTCCACGCGGAAATTGGAAAGAAAATTGAACAACTCACCAAACAGATGGCGGAAACCGAATTAGAACGATTGAACGCAGCGCGCGCAAATAGAGACTTCTCTGAGGCACTAAATATCGCACGAAACCTCATTGCCACATCACCACATACACCTCAGGCAGAACAGGCAGCGCAACAACTTGCCACACTTCAACACCTTACAACCATTGAAAACCTACGTGAGCAACTTCAAAATAACACCTTAGCTCCTACAGACGCAGCACGCGCACGGTTGCAAATTGGCACGATCTACGAACAGAAACCCTTGCAGGACTATCTAAACGCAATTGAAGCCTATCAAGAGGTCCTGAAAAATCATCCCGATTCAACCTACGCCGCTGAAGCACTCTATCGCAGTGGACTTGTTTACGCTGAGCATCTCTCTGTACCCAATGAAGCCATCGAAGCTTATAAGCATGTTATCGCATCGCACCCGAACACCCTACAAGCAATGATGGCAACTTTCCAACTCGGTGAACTCTATAGAAAACTTCATCGTTACAACGAAGCACTGCAAGCCTACGAGGCAACCATTGGGTATCCAGAACGCGACCGATACCTCGCCGGGGGATATAGGGATAGTTTCGCCGATAGGGCACAATTCCGCATCGGTCGTGTCTACTACGACGACAACCGTTACGACGAAGCGCGCTTCGTTTTTGAGGAACTCATCCAGAACCGCACCCGGTCCCCACGCCTCGCTGCCGCTTACATCTACCTCGCCGCTATCAGTGAAGAAAATGCCAAAAATAAGCAAGCCGTCGAATTCTACAAAAAGGCAGAGACCTTAATCAAAGATAATCCTGTCCAAATGATGATGCTCATCGAAGAGGCGAACGCACTCGGCACCCTCCAATCCACCGATCCAGGCACAGTTATGCGGTACCTCGCAGAAAAGCAAAAACGCCTTTCAACAGAAACAACAAAATCCGATTAA
- a CDS encoding DUF3500 domain-containing protein, with product MAHTHNDAELKPLVIPASATAERMAQAAGNFLDTLTPALREKTALPFDGNERFRWHYIPIEMWEREGVSLKELNTKQQDAAFALMESGLSAKGYQKARTIINLETTLGEIEKAAGEARLVRDPGFYFFTVFGDPTGNGAWGWRAEGHHVSLNFTVVNRELISPNPSFFGSNPAEVPQGDKKGLRVLAAEEDIARRLLVSLNDTQKRETIINAEAPSDILTRDVPKVEFESVEGLAAASMETQQREILMELVHEYIDRLPDEIAEIERRKLREGRVNDIHFAWAGGESPKTPHYYRLHGPFFFVEYDNTQNDANHIHSVWRHIADDFGVDLLRLHYNKSNHHDHGH from the coding sequence GTGGCACACACACATAACGATGCCGAATTGAAACCCTTGGTTATCCCCGCTTCAGCAACAGCCGAACGGATGGCACAGGCAGCGGGTAACTTTCTGGATACGCTAACACCGGCTTTACGTGAGAAGACAGCCCTCCCATTTGATGGGAATGAGCGGTTCCGGTGGCACTACATCCCAATCGAAATGTGGGAACGCGAAGGGGTCTCCCTCAAAGAACTCAACACGAAACAGCAGGACGCAGCGTTTGCTCTTATGGAGAGCGGCTTGAGCGCGAAAGGCTATCAGAAAGCCCGGACGATTATCAATTTGGAGACAACGCTCGGTGAGATTGAAAAGGCTGCTGGAGAAGCCCGACTTGTCCGTGATCCGGGGTTCTACTTTTTCACCGTATTTGGCGATCCGACAGGCAATGGTGCGTGGGGCTGGCGTGCTGAGGGACATCATGTTTCGCTCAACTTTACTGTCGTCAATCGTGAGCTCATTTCGCCGAACCCGTCATTCTTCGGCTCTAATCCGGCAGAGGTGCCGCAGGGGGATAAAAAAGGCTTAAGGGTTCTTGCTGCCGAAGAAGATATCGCGCGTAGGCTCCTTGTGAGTCTCAACGATACGCAAAAGCGTGAGACAATCATCAATGCCGAGGCACCGTCGGATATTTTGACGCGCGATGTCCCGAAAGTCGAATTTGAGAGCGTTGAGGGGTTAGCCGCGGCATCCATGGAGACACAGCAGCGCGAAATTTTAATGGAACTCGTTCATGAATATATTGACCGACTCCCTGACGAAATTGCCGAAATTGAACGCCGTAAACTACGCGAAGGGCGCGTCAACGACATCCACTTTGCATGGGCAGGCGGCGAGTCACCGAAGACACCACACTACTATAGGCTGCACGGTCCGTTTTTCTTTGTGGAGTATGATAACACACAGAACGACGCGAACCATATCCATTCTGTCTGGCGACACATCGCAGACGATTTTGGTGTTGATCTGCTGCGGTTGCACTACAATAAATCGAACCATCATGATCACGGTCATTAG
- a CDS encoding nicotinate phosphoribosyltransferase — MKVMREGFVTLSSPKSALLSVDEMALFVDYYQLTMGQADFDAQHNSIITANYYVREIPQGQYLIAAGLEQVVHYILNLRFTDATLDWLAERGDLHADYLTSLKDFRFDGSVFAVPEGTPVFPNEPIINVTGRSRDVQLFETYLLCVMNFQTLIATKASRIVHAARGKPVFDFGARRAHGRDAGILAARASFIGGASGTSLVLAGRYFDIPYVGTMAHKFVSERPTELAAFRDYAAAFPNNTTLLIDTYNTLEGARNACIVAKEMEARGTRLRAVRLDSGDLLTLSKQVRYILDAEGLDYVQLIASHDLDEFQIDTLLNNGAPFDSFGVGTRLATGANFNPRTREGAPSALGGVYKLVESGGRPVGKQSLDEPSKATLPGKKQIYRLTDAAGNYTKDWVTLWDEDVAEGESLLIPIIQDGELVSDFPTLRDIQARTIAKLKKLPDSHKSLGDASPYPVALHSALRDL; from the coding sequence ATGAAAGTCATGCGGGAGGGGTTTGTAACCTTGAGTTCTCCGAAGTCGGCTTTACTTTCAGTAGATGAGATGGCACTCTTTGTTGATTATTATCAATTGACGATGGGGCAAGCGGATTTTGATGCGCAGCATAATTCTATTATCACGGCGAATTACTACGTCCGCGAGATTCCACAAGGACAATATCTTATTGCTGCTGGGCTGGAACAGGTCGTCCACTACATCTTAAATTTACGTTTTACGGATGCGACGCTTGACTGGCTGGCAGAACGTGGCGATCTGCATGCTGACTACCTCACTTCGCTCAAGGATTTCCGTTTCGACGGTTCCGTTTTCGCGGTTCCCGAAGGTACCCCTGTTTTTCCCAACGAACCGATTATCAACGTCACGGGTAGATCCAGAGATGTCCAACTCTTTGAAACCTATCTGCTCTGCGTCATGAATTTCCAGACGTTGATAGCCACGAAAGCCTCACGGATTGTGCATGCTGCACGCGGAAAACCCGTTTTTGACTTCGGGGCGCGCCGCGCACACGGCAGGGATGCTGGTATCTTAGCTGCGCGTGCCTCCTTTATCGGTGGTGCCAGTGGTACGTCACTGGTGCTTGCAGGACGTTATTTCGATATTCCCTACGTCGGCACGATGGCACATAAATTCGTCTCTGAACGTCCTACTGAGTTAGCGGCTTTCCGAGATTACGCCGCTGCTTTCCCAAATAACACGACCCTCCTGATTGATACATACAATACACTTGAAGGCGCGCGAAACGCATGTATCGTTGCAAAGGAAATGGAAGCACGTGGCACACGGTTACGCGCGGTCAGATTGGACAGTGGCGACCTCTTGACACTCAGTAAACAGGTGCGTTATATCCTTGATGCTGAAGGACTGGATTACGTCCAACTGATCGCAAGCCATGACCTTGATGAGTTCCAGATAGACACACTGCTTAACAACGGTGCCCCATTTGATAGTTTCGGGGTCGGTACGCGGCTCGCTACGGGTGCGAACTTCAATCCACGTACAAGGGAAGGGGCTCCGTCTGCGCTTGGTGGGGTTTATAAGTTGGTCGAAAGCGGTGGCAGACCTGTCGGGAAACAGTCGCTTGATGAACCATCCAAAGCCACGCTACCGGGGAAAAAGCAGATCTATCGCCTCACCGATGCTGCTGGGAATTATACTAAAGATTGGGTGACACTATGGGATGAAGATGTCGCCGAGGGAGAATCGCTGCTAATTCCGATCATCCAAGATGGGGAGTTGGTATCCGATTTTCCGACACTGCGGGACATTCAGGCACGGACAATCGCAAAACTCAAAAAGTTGCCGGATTCGCATAAAAGTTTAGGGGACGCAAGCCCTTATCCTGTGGCGTTACATTCGGCGTTAAGGGATTTGTAG